From the Lolium rigidum isolate FL_2022 chromosome 2, APGP_CSIRO_Lrig_0.1, whole genome shotgun sequence genome, one window contains:
- the LOC124692228 gene encoding sodium/calcium exchanger NCL2-like, producing MTPPPPRLLVALLLAILVGAVSAHGRLLPASDGLQRTAAALRLPSESEGCEMTYGFLPCTETAGGNLFLAVAYGFLMFKSATYLSAGSELLLEILGPGIVGGLFLPILGALPDALLILVSGLSGSKEVAQSQVLIGMGLLAGSTVMLLTILWGSCVVVGKCDLSENSTTVDSQDTKAFSLFGSGVSTDLQTSYAARIMAISVLPFIVVQIPSILKLQSGHRLTLLLGLIVAVLLLLTYCLYQIFQPWIQRRKLEYSRLKHVMSGLLKHAQMHTFGRLIDDDGRPNVSVIEKLFHKIDLDNDGSIERGELQAFIVGVNFEDIDLDSNLAADQVMADFDRSHNNFIEKGEFIDGVLRWLEEAKRAVASSGVYSKKFMDDFHTTTRDEHTALLDKDEEDGESIENPTWTCFKAIALLLLGTAMAAAFADPLVDAVHNFSSATNIPSFFISFIAMPLATNSSEAVSAIIFASRKKQRTLSLTFSEVYGGVTMNNTLCLAVFLSLVYIRGLTWDFSSEVLVIFLVCIIMGLFTSFRTTFPLWMCFVAFLLYPLSLILVYVLDYKFGWS from the exons atgactccgccgccgccgcgcctcctagTCGCGCTCCTTCTGGCAATCCTCGTCGGCGCCGTCTCAGCCCATGGGCGCCTCCTCCCAGCCTCCGACGGCCTCCAGCggaccgccgccgcgctccgcctACCGTCCGAGTCGGAGGGGTGCGAGATGACGTACGGGTTCCTGCCGTGCACGGAGACGGCGGGTGGGAACCTCTTCCTCGCCGTCGCGTACGGCTTCCTCATGTTCAAGTCCGCCACCTACCTCTCCGCCGGCAGCGAGCTGCTGCTCGAGATCCTCGGGCCGGGCATCGTCGGCGGCCTCTTCCTCCCCATCCTCGGCGCGCTCCCCGACGCCTTGCTAATCCTCG TTTCTGGCCTCTCTGGCTCCAAGGAGGTTGCTCAAAGTCAGGTTTTGATCGGAATGGGCCTGCTTGCGGGCTCCACAGTCATGCTTTTAACCATACTCTGGGGATCTTGTGTTGTTGTTGGTAAATGTGATCTGTCCGAGAATTCAACTACTGTTGATTCCCAAGATACCAAAGCCTTCAGTCTTTTTG GCTCTGGTGTTTCCACTGATCTTCAGACCAGCTATGCAGCGAGAATCATGGCGATATCTGTTCTTCCCTTTATAGTTGTTCAGATACCGTCCATTCTGAAGCTCCAATCTGGTCATCGGTTAACTCTACTGCTCGGGCTTATAGTTGCAGTGTTACTTTTGCTCACGTACTGTCTATATCAG ATCTTTCAGCCATGGATCCAGAGGAGAAAATTAGAATACTCAAGACTGAAGCATGTAATGTCGGGACTTCTGAAACATGCTCAGATGCATACTTTTGGTCGCCTTATTGATGATGATGGCAGGCCAAATGTTTCTGTCATAGAGAA GTTATTTCACAAAATTGATCTGGACAATGATGGAAGCATAGAGCGTGGTGAACTACAAGCTTTCATCGTTGGCGTCAATTTTGAAGATATTGACTTGGATAGTAACCTCGCTGCAGATCAAGTCATGGCTGACTTCGATAGATCTCATAATAATTTCATTGAAAAGGGGGAATTTATTGATGGTGTCCTTAGATGGCTGGAAGAAGCTAAGCGTGCAGTTGCTTCTTCTGGTGTCTACTCAAAAAAGTTTATGGATGATTTTCACACT ACAACAAGGGACGAGCATACTGCGCTGCTTGACAAGGACGAAGAGGATGGTGAATCTATTGAAAATCCTACCTGGACCTGCTTTAAGGCCATTGCTCTTTTGCTTCTCGGAACTGCAATGGCAGCAGCATTTGCAGATCCACTTGTTGATGCTGTCCACAACTTTTCAAGTGCAACGAATATACCTTCTTTTttcatttccttcattgcgatgccCTTGGCTACCAATTCCAGTGAGGCTGTCTCAGCAATTATCTTTGCCAGCCGAAAGAAGCAACGTACTTTGTCTCTAACATTCTCTGAG GTGTACGGTGGAGTGACTATGAACAACACACTCTGCCTTGCCGTGTTCTTGTCTCTCGTTTACATCAGGGGCTTAACCTGGGACTTCTCATCGGAGGTCCTGGTGATATTCCTGGTGTGCATCATTATGGGCCTCTTCACCAGCTTCCGGACAACGTTCCCGCTGTGGATGTGCTTTGTCGCCTTCCTTCTGTACCCATTATCGCTGATCCTGGTCTACGTCCTCGACTACAAGTTTGGCTGGTCGTAG